Proteins from one Bos indicus x Bos taurus breed Angus x Brahman F1 hybrid chromosome 19, Bos_hybrid_MaternalHap_v2.0, whole genome shotgun sequence genomic window:
- the CD300E gene encoding CMRF35-like molecule 2, whose amino-acid sequence MWLPSALLLLCLPGCWSLTGPSSVAGTMGSSLHVRCQYEKAYKGHNKYWCRGKYGTVCRKIVETKGEEKERRNGRVSIRDQADNLTFTVIMENLSTKDAGSYWCRIQTVWILDVLSWDPSVQVEVSVSPAPSTTPGSTACLAVPASPPTVNDGQNLSAKEISTGCPGSELSNVHFLLLVFLKLPLFLGMVGAVLWVNRPQRRPGGRKRQLDQGGPPCSMLSPGMPCPGIQLFRLDKRDLQILGSRAGGQQLLDSGRT is encoded by the exons ATGTGGCTGCCCTCAGctcttctccttctctgcctcccag GCTGTTGGTCGCTGACGGGCCCCAGCTCTGTGGCGGGCACCATGGGGAGCTCTCTGCATGTCCGGTGTCAGTATGAGAAGGCGTACAAGGGGCATAACAAATACTGGTGCCGAGGAAAGTATGGCACAGTGTGTCGCAAGATTGTGGAGaccaaaggagaagagaaagaaaggaggaacgGCCGCGTGTCCATCAGAGACCAGGCGGACAACCTGACCTTCACAGTGATCATGGAGAACCTCAGCACGAAAGATGCTGGGTCCTACTGGTGTCGAATTCAGACTGTCTGGATCCTGGACGTGTTGTCCTGGGACCCCTCGGTCCAGGTTGAGGTGTCTGTTTCCCCAG CACCAAGTACCACCCCAGGGAGCACCGCCTGTCTGGCTGTACCGGCCAGCCCCCCGACAGTGAATGACGGACAGAACCTCAGCGCCAAGGAGATATCGACTGGCTGCCCAGG GTCCGAGCTCAGCAATGTCCACTTCCTGCTCCTGGTCTTCCTGAAGCTGCCCCTGTTCCTGGGCATGGTTGGGGCTGTCCTCTGGGTGAACAGACCTCAGAGGcgccctggaggaagaaagagacagCTTGACCAGGGAGGTCCACCGTGCAGTATGCTGTCCCCAGGAATGCCCTGCCCAGGAATACAGCTCTTCAGACTGGACAAGAGAGACCTTCAGATTCTGGGCTCCAGGGCAGGGGGACAGCAGTTGCTAGATTCTGGAAGGACTTAG